A single Salmo salar chromosome ssa19, Ssal_v3.1, whole genome shotgun sequence DNA region contains:
- the LOC106578694 gene encoding myosin regulatory light polypeptide 9 has translation MSSKRAKGKTTKKRPQRATSNVFAMFDQSQIQEFKEAFNMIDQNRDGFVDKEDLHDMLASLGKNPTDDYLEAMMTEAPGPINFTMFLTMFGEKLNGTDPEDVIRNAFACFDEEGTGVIQEEYLRELLTTMGDRFTDEEVDELFREAPIDKKSNFNYVEFTRILKHGAKDKDD, from the exons ATGTCAAGCAAAAGGGCCAAGGGAAAGACCACCAAGAAGCGTCCCCAGCGCGCTACCAGCAATGTGTTCGCCATGTTTGACCAGTCTCAGATCCAGGAGTTCAAAGAGGCCTTCAACATGATCGACCAGAACCGCGACGGGTTTGTTGACAAGGAGGATCTGCATGACATGCTTGCCTCACTAG GGAAGAACCCGACTGATGATTACCTGGAGGCTATGATGACTGAAGCGCCTGGGCCCATCAACTTCACCATGTTCCTCACCATGTTCGGAGAGAAGCTCAACGGCACAGATCCTGAGGATGTCATCAGAAACGCTTTTGCCTGCTTTGACGAAGAAGGCACAG GTGTCATCCAGGAGGAATACCTCAGAGAGCTGCTGACCACAATGGGTGACCGCTTCACAGACGAGGAGGTGGACGAGCTCTTCAGGGAGGCCCCCATTGACAAAAAGAGCAACTTCAACTATGTGGAGTTCACACGCATCCTAAAACACGGAGCCAAGGATAAGGACGATTAA